The following proteins are encoded in a genomic region of Saccharopolyspora antimicrobica:
- a CDS encoding cation diffusion facilitator family transporter: protein MGQGHGHGSAADAVSASGRYVRRLAISLAILLAFLVLEAVVGFLTSSLALLSDAGHMLTDVLGVGMALAAITAARRPVGDKRTFGLYRMEVLAALANAVLLFGVAAYILYESASRFQDPPEVAGVPMMLTAAAGLGANLVVFALLRQGASESLNVRGAYLEVLADTIGSVGVLIGGLLTWLFGWYLADPIVAVAVGLFVLPRTWKLARQALRILVQQAPEGIDVRELRADLTSLPSVTEVHDVHVWTLTSGMEVASAHLTTGSDADHGGVLIAAQRMLAERYRIEHATLQVEPAECAKRCQALTW, encoded by the coding sequence ATGGGTCAGGGCCACGGGCACGGTTCCGCAGCCGACGCGGTCAGCGCATCCGGGCGCTACGTGCGGCGGTTGGCCATCTCGTTAGCGATCCTGCTCGCGTTCCTCGTGCTGGAAGCGGTCGTCGGGTTCCTGACGTCCTCGCTGGCGCTGCTGTCCGATGCCGGGCACATGCTCACCGACGTGCTCGGCGTGGGCATGGCGCTCGCCGCCATCACCGCCGCGCGGCGGCCGGTGGGTGACAAGCGGACCTTCGGGCTTTACCGCATGGAGGTGCTGGCCGCGCTCGCCAACGCCGTGCTGCTGTTCGGCGTCGCCGCTTACATCCTCTACGAATCGGCATCCCGGTTCCAGGATCCGCCGGAGGTCGCCGGGGTGCCGATGATGCTCACCGCGGCCGCCGGGCTCGGCGCCAACCTCGTGGTGTTCGCGCTGCTGCGCCAGGGGGCCAGCGAGAGCCTCAACGTGCGCGGGGCCTACCTGGAGGTCCTCGCCGACACCATCGGTTCGGTCGGTGTGCTGATCGGCGGTCTGCTCACCTGGCTGTTCGGCTGGTACCTGGCGGACCCGATCGTCGCCGTCGCGGTCGGCCTGTTCGTGCTGCCGCGCACCTGGAAGCTGGCCCGCCAGGCGCTGCGGATCCTCGTCCAGCAGGCCCCCGAAGGCATCGACGTGCGCGAGCTGCGCGCGGACCTGACCTCGCTGCCGTCGGTCACCGAGGTCCACGACGTGCACGTGTGGACCCTCACCTCCGGTATGGAGGTCGCCTCGGCGCACCTGACCACCGGGTCCGACGCGGACCACGGCGGGGTGCTGATCGCCGCGCAGCGGATGCTGGCCGAGCGCTACCGGATCGAGCACGCGACGCTGCAGGTCGAGCCCGCCGAGTGCGCCAAGCGCTGCCAGGCGCTGACCTGGTGA
- a CDS encoding DUF305 domain-containing protein, producing MTERPLATRIFVAVAAALTLLLLGAALGLLIRVPSFDRAEPGPTPVDIGFAQDMSVHHQQAVTMATLARERAADVAVRQLAFDIETNQRDQIGRMQGWLGLWHQPAQAVGPLMEWMSAEGHDHGTASTGPSSGGLMPGMASSAEMTHLHALRGPEFDVYFLQLMLRHHEGGAPMADYGARHATIPAVRELAKNMLGSQSNESQLMRSMLAERGARPL from the coding sequence GTGACGGAACGCCCGCTGGCCACGCGCATCTTCGTGGCCGTCGCGGCGGCGCTGACACTGCTGCTGCTGGGGGCGGCGCTCGGACTGCTGATCCGGGTGCCGTCCTTCGACCGCGCCGAACCGGGGCCGACCCCGGTCGACATCGGCTTCGCGCAGGACATGTCCGTGCACCACCAGCAAGCGGTGACCATGGCCACGCTGGCCCGCGAGCGCGCCGCCGACGTCGCGGTGCGGCAGCTGGCCTTCGACATCGAGACCAACCAGCGCGACCAGATCGGCCGCATGCAGGGCTGGCTGGGCCTGTGGCACCAGCCGGCCCAGGCCGTCGGCCCGCTGATGGAGTGGATGTCGGCGGAGGGCCACGACCACGGCACCGCCTCGACCGGCCCGTCCTCCGGCGGCCTGATGCCCGGCATGGCCAGCAGCGCGGAGATGACCCACCTGCACGCCCTGCGCGGCCCGGAGTTCGACGTCTACTTCCTGCAGCTGATGCTGCGCCACCACGAGGGCGGCGCCCCGATGGCCGACTACGGCGCCCGCCACGCCACCATCCCGGCGGTGCGCGAGCTGGCGAAGAACATGCTGGGCTCGCAGAGCAACGAGAGCCAGCTCATGCGCTCCATGCTCGCCGAGCGCGGCGCTCGCCCGCTCTGA
- a CDS encoding DUF3105 domain-containing protein — protein MANRKSKTVRGAVVHQRQIPWMLISGVTVVAVFAAVVFGFAFMRYSETADVRAAQEAAEKAAEPFKPSPENPDPSKKIPGVTVVDYPGQIHVTPAQRVAYDHSPPFGGPHDGIWADCMGVVYPEAVRTENMVHSLEHGAVWIAYNPEKVDEAGIERLKVRAEGKQYTMMSPYPGLDSPISLQSWGHQLKVDSADDPRIDQFITALRLNNNGVYPEIGGSCQAYPGAFDTNNPPKFDGTPPGPDAVPMDGRGATQDAGEMGQP, from the coding sequence ATGGCGAACAGGAAGAGCAAAACGGTGCGCGGCGCCGTGGTGCACCAGCGGCAAATCCCCTGGATGCTGATCTCGGGCGTCACCGTCGTAGCGGTGTTCGCTGCGGTGGTCTTCGGCTTCGCGTTCATGAGGTACTCGGAAACCGCCGACGTCCGCGCGGCGCAGGAGGCGGCGGAGAAGGCCGCCGAGCCGTTCAAGCCGTCCCCGGAGAACCCGGACCCGTCCAAGAAGATCCCCGGCGTCACGGTCGTGGACTACCCGGGCCAGATCCACGTCACCCCGGCGCAGCGGGTGGCCTACGACCACTCCCCGCCGTTCGGCGGCCCGCACGACGGCATCTGGGCGGACTGCATGGGCGTGGTGTACCCGGAGGCGGTGCGCACCGAGAACATGGTCCACTCGCTGGAGCACGGCGCGGTGTGGATCGCCTACAACCCGGAGAAGGTCGACGAGGCCGGCATCGAGCGGCTCAAGGTCCGCGCCGAGGGCAAGCAGTACACGATGATGTCGCCGTACCCGGGGCTGGACAGCCCGATCTCGCTGCAGTCGTGGGGCCACCAGCTCAAGGTGGACAGCGCCGACGACCCGCGCATCGACCAGTTCATCACCGCGCTGCGGCTGAACAACAACGGCGTCTACCCGGAGATCGGCGGCTCCTGCCAGGCCTACCCGGGCGCGTTCGACACGAACAACCCGCCGAAGTTCGACGGCACCCCGCCCGGCCCGGACGCGGTCCCGATGGACGGCCGCGGCGCGACCCAGGACGCCGGCGAGATGGGCCAGCCGTGA
- the argS gene encoding arginine--tRNA ligase, whose translation MTPAALAELVRNTAVEVLSGKQLDTSVLPEVVTVERPRNPEHGDYATNLAMQVAKRAGVKPRDLATWLAEALTGKDGIDSVDVAGPGFLNLRLAADAQGQIVREVLTRAADYGDGDGYAGLKVNLEFVSANPTGPIHLGGTRWAAVGDALGRVLAAQGAEVTREYYFNDAGAQIDRFVRSLIAAAKGEPAPEDGYGGAYIADIAAEVLKAEPAALEQPADEQHETFRRIGVGLMFDEIKQSLHEFGTDFDVFFHEDSLHTSGAVEQALETLKKSGHVYFADGAWWLRSTEFGDDKDRVVIKSDGAPAYIAGDVAYLLDKRNRGFELCIYMLGADHHGYIARLKAAAAALGDDPAVVEVLIGQLVNLVREGKPVRMSKRAGTVVTLEDLVEAVGVDAARYSLIRSSADSALDIDLDLITKRTNENPVFYVQYAHARLSSLQRNAASLGIERGPVDDADLSLLTHEREGDLIRTLGEFPRVVNSAAQLREPHRVARYLEDVASAYHKFYDACRVLYPGDDQASPLTIARLQLCEATRQVIANGLGLLGVSAPEQM comes from the coding sequence GTGACTCCCGCCGCGCTCGCAGAACTGGTCCGCAACACCGCCGTCGAGGTGCTTTCCGGCAAGCAGCTGGACACCTCCGTGCTTCCCGAGGTGGTGACGGTGGAGCGACCCCGGAACCCGGAGCACGGCGACTACGCCACCAACCTCGCGATGCAGGTGGCCAAGAGGGCCGGTGTCAAGCCGCGCGACCTGGCGACCTGGCTGGCCGAGGCGCTGACCGGCAAGGACGGCATCGACTCGGTCGACGTCGCCGGTCCCGGCTTCCTGAACCTGCGGCTGGCCGCCGACGCGCAGGGCCAGATCGTGCGCGAGGTGCTCACCCGCGCCGCCGACTACGGCGACGGCGACGGCTACGCCGGGCTGAAGGTCAACCTGGAGTTCGTCTCGGCGAATCCGACCGGCCCGATCCACCTGGGCGGCACCCGGTGGGCGGCGGTCGGCGACGCGCTCGGCCGGGTGCTGGCCGCGCAGGGCGCCGAGGTGACCCGCGAGTACTACTTCAACGACGCCGGCGCGCAGATCGACCGGTTCGTGCGGTCGCTGATCGCCGCGGCCAAGGGCGAGCCCGCCCCGGAGGACGGCTACGGCGGCGCCTACATCGCCGACATCGCCGCCGAGGTGCTCAAGGCCGAACCGGCGGCGCTGGAGCAGCCCGCCGATGAGCAGCACGAGACCTTCCGCCGCATCGGCGTCGGCTTGATGTTCGACGAGATCAAGCAGAGCCTGCACGAGTTCGGCACCGACTTCGACGTGTTCTTCCACGAGGACTCGCTGCACACCTCCGGTGCGGTGGAGCAGGCCCTGGAGACGCTGAAGAAGTCCGGTCACGTGTACTTCGCCGACGGCGCCTGGTGGCTGCGCTCCACCGAGTTCGGCGACGACAAGGACCGGGTGGTCATCAAGAGCGACGGCGCGCCCGCCTACATCGCCGGTGACGTCGCCTACCTGCTGGACAAGCGCAACCGCGGCTTCGAGCTGTGCATCTACATGCTGGGCGCCGACCACCACGGCTACATCGCCCGCCTCAAGGCCGCCGCCGCGGCGCTGGGCGACGACCCGGCCGTGGTCGAGGTGCTCATCGGGCAGCTGGTGAACCTGGTGCGCGAGGGCAAACCGGTGCGGATGAGCAAGCGCGCGGGCACCGTGGTCACCCTCGAGGACCTGGTGGAGGCGGTCGGCGTGGACGCCGCCCGCTACTCGCTGATCCGCTCCTCCGCGGACTCCGCGCTCGACATCGACCTGGACCTGATCACCAAGCGCACCAACGAGAACCCGGTGTTCTACGTCCAGTACGCGCACGCCCGGCTGTCGTCGTTGCAGCGCAACGCGGCCTCGCTGGGCATCGAGCGCGGCCCGGTTGACGACGCCGACCTGTCGCTGCTCACCCACGAACGCGAGGGCGACCTGATCCGCACCCTCGGCGAGTTCCCGCGCGTGGTGAACTCGGCCGCCCAGCTGCGCGAACCGCACCGGGTGGCCCGCTACCTGGAGGACGTGGCCAGCGCGTACCACAAGTTCTACGACGCGTGCCGCGTGCTCTACCCCGGCGACGACCAGGCCAGTCCGCTGACCATCGCCCGGCTGCAGCTGTGCGAGGCGACGCGGCAGGTCATCGCCAACGGCTTGGGGCTGCTGGGCGTCAGCGCACCCGAGCAGATGTGA
- the lysA gene encoding diaminopimelate decarboxylase produces MRAHPAGPRHADVVPPGNTAGPVPATAEDVDHLHPQVWPRNTERGADGVVRFAGIDVRDLAERFGTPLFVLDEDDFRSRCRDYAEAFGDPASVHYASKAFLCTEVARWVAEEGLSLDVCSGGELAVALRAGFPAERITFHGNNKSVAELTAAVEAGVGSVVLDSFHEIARLEHIAAERGVQQHVLVRITVGVEAHTHEFIATAHEDQKFGFSLAGGQAAEAVHRVLKAGSLVLAGLHSHIGSQIFDVDGFELAAHRVVRLLAELRAEHGADALASATTVDLGGGLGIAYTGDDDPLPPDQLATRLREIVGKEADNAGIPVPKIAVEPGRAIVGPGMVTVYEVGTIKDVALGAEVHRKYVSVDGGMSDNIRTSLYDAVYDSRLVSRSAEAPAALSRIVGKHCESGDVVVRDCWLPEDIAPGDLLAVAATGAYCYVMASNYNRLPKPPVVAVRDGQARLLLRRETEDDLLRLEV; encoded by the coding sequence ATGCGCGCCCATCCCGCCGGGCCCCGGCACGCCGATGTCGTGCCGCCCGGCAACACCGCGGGACCGGTTCCGGCCACCGCCGAAGACGTCGACCACCTGCACCCGCAGGTGTGGCCGCGCAACACCGAGCGCGGCGCCGACGGCGTCGTCCGCTTCGCAGGCATCGACGTCCGAGACCTGGCGGAGCGCTTCGGCACCCCGCTGTTCGTGCTGGACGAGGACGACTTCCGGTCCCGCTGCCGCGACTACGCCGAGGCGTTCGGCGACCCGGCGTCGGTGCACTACGCCTCGAAGGCGTTCCTGTGCACCGAGGTCGCTCGCTGGGTGGCCGAGGAGGGCCTGAGCCTGGACGTGTGCAGCGGCGGCGAGCTGGCCGTGGCGCTGCGCGCCGGGTTCCCCGCCGAGCGGATCACCTTCCACGGCAACAACAAGTCCGTCGCCGAGCTGACCGCGGCCGTGGAGGCCGGGGTCGGTTCGGTGGTGCTGGACTCGTTCCACGAGATCGCCAGGCTGGAGCACATCGCCGCCGAGCGCGGCGTCCAGCAGCACGTGCTCGTGCGCATCACGGTGGGCGTGGAGGCGCACACCCACGAGTTCATCGCCACCGCGCACGAGGACCAGAAGTTCGGGTTCTCGCTGGCAGGCGGGCAGGCCGCCGAGGCCGTGCACCGGGTGCTGAAGGCCGGTTCGCTGGTGCTGGCCGGGCTGCACAGCCACATCGGTTCGCAGATCTTCGACGTCGACGGCTTTGAGCTGGCCGCGCACCGGGTGGTGCGGCTGCTGGCCGAGCTGCGCGCCGAGCACGGCGCCGACGCGCTGGCCAGCGCCACCACCGTGGACCTCGGCGGCGGGCTGGGCATCGCCTACACCGGTGACGACGACCCGCTGCCGCCCGACCAGCTGGCCACCCGGCTGCGCGAGATCGTCGGCAAGGAGGCCGACAACGCGGGCATCCCGGTGCCCAAGATCGCGGTGGAGCCCGGTCGCGCCATCGTCGGTCCCGGCATGGTCACCGTCTACGAGGTCGGCACCATCAAGGACGTCGCGCTGGGCGCCGAGGTGCACCGCAAGTACGTCAGCGTCGACGGCGGCATGAGCGACAACATCCGCACCTCGCTCTACGACGCCGTCTACGACTCCCGGTTGGTGTCGCGCAGCGCCGAAGCACCCGCCGCGCTGTCCCGCATCGTGGGCAAACACTGTGAGTCCGGTGACGTAGTGGTGCGCGACTGCTGGCTTCCAGAGGACATTGCTCCGGGAGACCTGCTCGCAGTGGCCGCCACCGGCGCCTACTGCTACGTGATGGCGAGCAACTACAACCGCCTGCCCAAGCCGCCCGTGGTGGCGGTGCGCGATGGTCAGGCGCGGTTGCTGCTGCGCAGGGAGACCGAGGACGACCTGCTCCGGCTGGAGGTGTGA
- a CDS encoding homoserine dehydrogenase — MNQDREPIRVALLGCGTVGTEVLRLLHDQPDEFAARTGAPMLVTGVAVRRPHKHPEVPQHLLTTDAHALVEGDVDVVVELIGGIEPARSLLLTALRSGKSVVTANKALLAEHGSELYAAADASGADIYFEAAVAGAIPLLRPLRESLAGDRINRVMGIVNGTTNFILSAMDSTGAGYAETLDEAGRLGYAEADPTADVDGFDAAAKAAILASLAFHTRVTASDVHREGISAVTPGDIAAARTLDRAVKLLAICERVVDEDGTESVSARVHPAMIPRSHPLAGVGDAFNAVFVEAEAAGQLMFYGQGAGGAPTASAVLGDLVAVARNLVVAGKGPRESAHAQLPMRPMGKTPTRYHISLDVADKPGVLSQVAAMFNDNDVSISVVRQQGRGAEASLVVVTHTAADAALKSTVDKIAQLPVVREVVSVMRVEGEPS, encoded by the coding sequence GTGAACCAGGACCGTGAACCGATCCGGGTCGCGCTGTTGGGGTGCGGCACGGTCGGTACCGAGGTGCTGCGCCTGCTGCACGACCAACCCGACGAGTTCGCTGCCCGGACCGGCGCCCCGATGCTGGTCACCGGCGTCGCGGTGCGCCGGCCGCACAAGCACCCCGAGGTGCCGCAGCACCTGCTCACCACCGACGCGCACGCGCTGGTGGAGGGCGACGTCGACGTCGTGGTGGAGCTGATCGGCGGCATCGAGCCTGCCCGGTCGCTGCTGCTGACCGCGCTGCGGTCCGGCAAGTCGGTGGTGACCGCGAACAAGGCGCTGCTGGCCGAGCACGGCTCCGAGCTCTACGCCGCCGCGGACGCCTCCGGCGCCGACATCTACTTCGAGGCGGCGGTCGCCGGGGCCATCCCGCTGCTGCGGCCGCTGCGCGAGTCGCTGGCCGGGGACCGGATCAACCGGGTCATGGGCATCGTCAACGGCACCACCAACTTCATCCTGTCGGCGATGGACTCCACCGGCGCGGGTTACGCCGAGACGCTGGACGAGGCCGGCCGTCTGGGTTACGCCGAGGCGGACCCGACCGCCGACGTGGACGGCTTCGACGCCGCCGCGAAGGCCGCCATCCTCGCCTCGCTGGCGTTCCACACCCGGGTCACCGCCAGCGACGTGCACCGCGAGGGCATCTCGGCGGTCACGCCCGGCGACATCGCCGCGGCGCGCACCCTGGACCGCGCGGTGAAGCTGCTGGCGATCTGCGAGCGGGTGGTCGACGAGGACGGCACCGAGTCGGTGTCGGCCCGCGTGCACCCGGCGATGATCCCGCGCAGCCACCCGCTGGCCGGTGTCGGCGACGCCTTCAACGCGGTGTTCGTGGAGGCCGAGGCCGCCGGGCAGCTGATGTTCTACGGCCAGGGCGCCGGGGGAGCGCCCACCGCCAGCGCGGTGCTGGGCGACCTCGTCGCGGTGGCGCGCAACCTGGTGGTGGCGGGCAAGGGGCCCCGGGAGTCGGCGCACGCGCAGCTGCCGATGCGCCCGATGGGCAAGACCCCGACCCGCTACCACATCAGCCTCGACGTGGCCGACAAGCCGGGCGTGCTCTCGCAGGTCGCGGCCATGTTCAACGACAACGACGTCAGCATCTCGGTCGTGCGACAGCAGGGCCGGGGTGCCGAAGCCAGCCTCGTGGTGGTCACCCACACCGCCGCCGATGCGGCATTGAAGTCCACTGTGGACAAGATCGCGCAACTGCCGGTGGTGCGCGAGGTGGTCAGCGTGATGCGTGTGGAAGGTGAACCGTCTTGA
- the thrC gene encoding threonine synthase has product MTNIQGAAVRAGWPGLIEAYRDRVPVPEGARVVTLQEGNTPLVPAHHLSELTGSTVYLKVEGANPTGSFKDRGMTVAITHALAAGSKAVICASTGNTSASAAAYAARAGLTSAVLVPQGKIALGKLAQAVVHGAKILQVQGNFDDCLELARKTSAEHPVTLVNSVNPVRLEGQKTAAFEICDVLGRAPDVHCLPVGNAGNITAYWKGYTEYAGDGIIERTPRMFGFQAAGAAPLVHGQPVANPETIATAIRVGSPASWRGATDAKDASDGLFAAVTDEEILAAYRLLASREGVFVEPASASSVAGLLATAADSRLPAGSVVVCTVTGHGLKDPDTALSGMVEVEPLPVDPGAVATALELA; this is encoded by the coding sequence TTGACGAACATCCAGGGTGCTGCGGTGCGGGCCGGCTGGCCCGGTCTGATCGAGGCCTACCGGGACCGGGTGCCGGTGCCGGAGGGGGCGCGCGTCGTGACCCTGCAGGAGGGCAACACCCCGCTGGTGCCCGCGCACCACCTGTCCGAGCTGACCGGCAGCACCGTCTACCTGAAGGTGGAGGGCGCCAACCCGACCGGCTCGTTCAAGGACCGCGGCATGACCGTGGCCATCACGCACGCGCTCGCCGCGGGCAGCAAGGCCGTCATCTGCGCCTCCACCGGCAACACGTCGGCATCGGCCGCCGCCTACGCGGCGCGCGCCGGGCTGACCTCGGCGGTGCTGGTGCCGCAGGGCAAGATCGCGCTGGGCAAGCTCGCCCAGGCCGTGGTGCACGGCGCGAAGATCCTGCAGGTCCAGGGCAACTTCGACGACTGCCTGGAGCTGGCCCGCAAGACCTCGGCCGAGCACCCGGTGACCCTGGTCAACTCGGTCAACCCGGTGCGCCTGGAGGGGCAGAAGACCGCGGCGTTCGAGATCTGCGACGTGCTCGGCCGCGCGCCCGACGTGCACTGCCTGCCGGTCGGCAACGCAGGCAACATCACCGCCTACTGGAAGGGCTACACCGAGTACGCAGGCGACGGCATCATCGAGCGCACCCCGCGCATGTTCGGCTTCCAGGCGGCCGGGGCGGCACCGCTGGTGCACGGCCAGCCGGTGGCCAACCCGGAGACCATCGCCACCGCGATCCGCGTCGGCAGCCCCGCCTCCTGGCGCGGTGCCACCGACGCCAAGGACGCCTCCGACGGGCTGTTCGCCGCGGTGACCGACGAGGAGATCCTGGCCGCCTACCGGCTGCTGGCCTCCCGCGAGGGCGTCTTCGTCGAGCCCGCTTCGGCCTCCAGCGTCGCCGGTCTGCTGGCCACCGCCGCCGACAGCCGGCTGCCCGCCGGTTCGGTCGTGGTCTGCACGGTCACCGGACACGGTCTCAAGGATCCGGACACCGCGCTGTCCGGCATGGTCGAGGTCGAGCCGCTGCCGGTCGACCCGGGGGCGGTCGCCACCGCGCTGGAACTGGCATGA
- the thrB gene encoding homoserine kinase, with the protein MTGLPVSAVRVKVPGSTANLGSGFDALGMALSLYDNVFAQVVDGPPGSASVQVEGEGAGSVPTDERHLVVRVVHKTLAELGFPAPALRLHCENSIPHARGLGSSAAAIVAGVATGFALAGIDLRDNDNTELALHLAAAREGHADNAAASLLGGFVVAWQESGRFRAVRMQPHPDVSPIAFVPQVQSATDATRGLLPERVPHADAAFAAGRAALAVHAMTRAPELLLAATADRLHQDYRESAWPDTIALVRRLREAGVAAAVSGAGPTVLALPTGGQLPAEIAPNGFQVLRLPVDDGGVRIVEQA; encoded by the coding sequence ATGACCGGCCTGCCGGTTTCGGCCGTCCGGGTGAAAGTTCCGGGCTCGACGGCGAACCTCGGATCCGGCTTCGACGCGCTGGGCATGGCGTTGTCCTTGTACGACAACGTTTTCGCTCAGGTGGTGGACGGGCCGCCGGGATCGGCGAGCGTACAGGTCGAGGGCGAGGGCGCCGGCTCGGTTCCCACCGACGAGCGTCACTTGGTGGTGCGAGTCGTCCACAAGACGTTGGCGGAACTCGGTTTCCCCGCTCCGGCGCTGCGGTTGCACTGCGAGAACAGCATTCCGCACGCGCGCGGCCTGGGCTCCTCGGCGGCGGCCATCGTCGCCGGGGTGGCCACGGGCTTCGCGCTCGCCGGAATCGACTTGCGGGACAACGACAACACCGAGCTGGCGCTGCACCTGGCCGCGGCCCGGGAGGGGCACGCGGACAACGCGGCGGCCAGCCTGCTCGGCGGTTTCGTGGTGGCGTGGCAGGAATCCGGGCGGTTCCGCGCGGTCCGGATGCAGCCGCACCCGGACGTGTCACCGATCGCGTTCGTGCCGCAGGTGCAGTCGGCCACCGACGCCACCCGCGGTCTGCTGCCGGAACGGGTTCCGCACGCCGACGCCGCGTTCGCGGCGGGCCGTGCGGCGCTCGCCGTGCACGCGATGACCCGGGCGCCGGAGCTGCTGCTGGCGGCGACCGCGGACCGGTTGCACCAGGACTACCGCGAGTCGGCGTGGCCGGACACCATCGCGCTGGTCCGCCGGTTGCGCGAGGCGGGCGTGGCGGCGGCGGTCTCCGGCGCGGGACCGACCGTGCTCGCGCTGCCGACCGGTGGGCAGCTGCCCGCGGAGATTGCGCCGAACGGCTTCCAGGTGTTGCGCCTTCCGGTCGACGACGGCGGCGTGCGGATCGTCGAGCAGGCCTGA
- the rho gene encoding transcription termination factor Rho, whose protein sequence is MSNTELLSSEAANGASPAGQQDSEANGTPRRRGGLSGMVLAELRQLAGELGIETGGLRKGDLIAAIKEKQGGTTAPRTRSAKKAPARAEEAPAAKAHQPALDEAESAPAAREASTEQSTNGAAPARTRSRRQQAAETSGEGEDNRRGGNRRRRSSSRSGAESGGAEEQRGERKQDNRPERESRQERDGNRQERGGNRQQDRDRDNRPQDDEDDEGGRRGRGRRFRDRRRNRGRGEGGEPEVREDDVLLPVAGILDVLENYAFVRTSGYLAGPNDVYVSLSLVRKYNLRRGDAIKGVIRQPREGEQQRQKFNPLVRVDSINGLEPDAAKNRPEFHKLTPLYPNERLRLETEPQNLTGRIIDLVMPVGKGQRALIVSPPKAGKTMVLQAIANAITTNNPECHLMVVLADERPEEVTDMQRSVKGEVIASTFDRPPSDHTTVAELSIERAKRLVEMGHDVVVLLDSITRLGRAYNLAAPASGRILSGGVDSTALYPPKRFLGAARNIENGGSLTIFATALVETGSTMDTVIFEEFKGTGNAELKLDRKLADKRLFPAVDVDSSSTRKDEILLSPDELAVTHKLRRVLAALDSQQALELLQDRLRKSRTNIEFLMQVAKTTPGKDDD, encoded by the coding sequence GTGAGCAACACCGAACTGTTGAGCAGCGAGGCGGCCAACGGCGCCTCTCCCGCTGGCCAGCAGGATTCCGAGGCCAACGGCACCCCGCGTCGACGGGGTGGGCTTTCCGGCATGGTTCTCGCCGAACTGCGCCAACTCGCGGGGGAACTGGGGATCGAGACCGGCGGTCTGCGCAAGGGCGACCTGATCGCCGCCATCAAGGAGAAGCAGGGCGGCACGACCGCGCCCCGCACCCGCTCCGCCAAGAAGGCGCCGGCCCGCGCCGAGGAGGCCCCCGCCGCCAAGGCGCACCAGCCTGCCCTCGACGAGGCCGAATCCGCGCCGGCGGCGCGCGAGGCCAGCACCGAGCAGAGCACCAACGGTGCCGCTCCGGCCCGCACCCGCTCCCGGCGCCAGCAGGCCGCCGAGACCAGCGGTGAGGGCGAGGACAACCGGCGCGGCGGCAACCGCAGGCGCCGCTCGTCCAGCCGTTCCGGCGCCGAGTCGGGTGGTGCCGAGGAGCAGCGCGGCGAGCGCAAGCAGGACAACCGGCCGGAGCGCGAGAGCCGCCAGGAGCGGGACGGCAACCGGCAGGAGCGCGGCGGCAACCGGCAGCAGGACCGGGACCGGGACAACCGGCCGCAGGACGACGAGGACGACGAGGGTGGTCGTCGGGGTCGTGGCCGCCGCTTCCGGGACCGCCGCCGCAACCGCGGCCGCGGCGAGGGCGGCGAGCCCGAGGTCCGCGAGGACGACGTGCTGCTGCCCGTCGCGGGCATCCTGGACGTGCTGGAGAACTACGCGTTCGTGCGCACCTCCGGCTACCTGGCGGGCCCGAACGACGTCTACGTGTCGCTGTCGCTGGTCCGCAAGTACAACCTGCGGCGCGGTGACGCGATCAAGGGCGTCATCCGGCAGCCGCGGGAGGGCGAGCAGCAGCGGCAGAAGTTCAACCCGCTGGTGCGGGTGGACTCGATCAACGGCCTGGAGCCGGACGCGGCCAAGAACCGCCCCGAGTTCCACAAGCTGACCCCGCTGTACCCGAACGAGCGACTGCGCCTCGAGACCGAGCCGCAGAACCTCACCGGGCGGATCATCGACCTGGTGATGCCGGTCGGCAAGGGGCAGCGCGCGCTGATCGTCTCGCCGCCGAAGGCCGGTAAGACGATGGTGCTGCAGGCGATCGCCAACGCGATCACCACCAACAACCCCGAGTGCCACCTGATGGTCGTCCTCGCCGACGAGCGTCCGGAAGAGGTCACCGACATGCAGCGCTCGGTGAAGGGCGAGGTCATCGCCTCGACCTTCGACCGGCCGCCGTCGGACCACACCACGGTCGCGGAGCTGTCCATCGAGCGGGCCAAGCGGCTCGTCGAGATGGGCCACGACGTGGTCGTCCTGCTGGACTCGATCACCCGGCTGGGCCGCGCCTACAACCTGGCGGCCCCGGCGTCCGGGCGAATCCTGTCCGGTGGTGTCGACTCGACCGCGCTGTACCCGCCGAAGCGGTTCCTCGGCGCGGCCCGCAACATCGAGAACGGCGGCTCGCTGACCATCTTCGCCACCGCTCTGGTGGAGACCGGTTCCACGATGGACACCGTGATCTTCGAGGAGTTCAAGGGCACCGGCAACGCCGAGCTCAAGCTGGACCGCAAGCTGGCCGACAAGCGCCTGTTCCCGGCGGTCGACGTGGACTCCTCCAGCACCCGGAAGGACGAGATCCTGCTCTCGCCCGACGAGCTGGCGGTCACCCACAAGCTGCGCCGAGTGCTCGCCGCGCTCGACTCGCAGCAGGCGCTGGAACTCCTGCAGGACCGGCTGCGCAAGTCGCGCACCAACATCGAGTTCCTGATGCAGGTCGCCAAGACCACGCCGGGCAAGGACGACGACTGA